A stretch of DNA from Falsibacillus albus:
GGGATCATCAGCCACTTTCCCCATTTGATTGCCTCTTCATTGGTCAGGGAGGCAGAGAAATTCCAAGGTGAATTGCCATTGCTTTCAAGACTGGCGGCAGGAGGATTCCGGGACATTACAAGGATTGCTTCTTCCAGCCCTGAAATGTGGAGGGATATCACATTACATAATGATCGGAATCTGATTGATCTATTGGAAGGCTGGAAATTGGAGATGGAACATCTCATTGACTTGTTAAGAAAACAAAATGAAGAAGAAGTCTTTGAATTTTTTCAATCTGCCAAACAGTTCCGGGATGAACTTCCCGTCAGGACAAGAGGTGCAATACCGGCATTTCATGACTTGTATGTTGATGTGCCCGATTATCCAGGTGTGATTTCTGAGGTCACCGGATACTTGGCTGAAGATAGAATCAGCATTACCAATATCCGCATACTGGAAACAAGAGAAGATATATATGGTGTTTTAGTGATAAGTTTTCAAACAGAGGAAGATAGGGAGAGGGCACAAACATGTCTTCAATCCCATACTGACTACGATCTGTTCATTCCTTGATTAGAGGTGAATAATACATGGCAATAGAAACAACGAGCGAAAAGTCCCTAAATGGACAAATCCAAATACCGGGAGATAAATCAATCTCCCATCGTGCAGTCATGTTTGGTGCGATCTCAAATGGGAAGACGAAAATCAAGAACTTTTTATTTGGAGAAGATTGTCTAAGTACGGTTGAATGCTTTCGAAAATTGGGAGTCGATATCGAAGTATCAGATGCTGAAATCAATATAGATGGAAAAGGGTTTGAAGGATTAAAAGAACCTGCAGAGATATTAAACGTCGGGAACTCCGGCACGACAACACGCCTAATTATGGGAATACTTGCAGGCCTGCCGATCCATTCTGTATTGATCGGGGATGATTCCATTGCCAAGAGGCCGATGAGCAGGGTAGCAATCCCATTAAAATCAATGGGAGCGCAAATCGATGGCCGGGAAAACGGCCAATACACCCCATTAGCAATCAGAGGAACAAATCTAAATGGAATCCAATATACTTTGCCCGTTGCCAGTGCCCAAGTTAAATCTGCAATCCTTCTGGCAGCGATACAGGCTAAAGGTACTTCCATCGTCAAAGAACCCCAAATAACGCGTGACCACACCGAGAGAATGATCAGGCAATTCGGGGGATCCATTGAAAAGGTCGGAGATGAGATTATTGTGAAGGGGGGACAATCCCTTTCAGGCTGCGAAATTAAAGTTCCTGGTGATATTTCATCAGCAGCCTTCTTCATGGTAGCGGCAGCGATTGCGAAAAACAGCCGGGTAGAAATGCCGAATGTCGGCCTTAACCCTACAAGAAGCGGGATTATCGAGGTGTTTGAAAAAATGGGCGCTTCGATCACCGTTCAAAAAGATGAAACAGGTGAGGCTGAACCTACTGGCACGATCATTGTTGAAACGTCTACACTTCAAGGAATTGAAATCGGAGGGGAGCTTATCCCTAAATTAATAGACGAAATTCCCATCATTGCATTGTTGGCCACCCAAGCATCCGGTCGGACAGTGATAAGGAATGCAGAAGAATTGAAGGTCAAGGAAACGAATCGGATCGATACCGTTGTCCATGAGCTCCAAAAGCTCGGGGCGAATATTACCGCGACTGAAGATGGCATGATCATTGAAGGGAATTCAAAGCTATCCGGTGGAACCGTCGACAGTCATGGGGACCATCGCATCGGAATGATGCTGGCGGTTGCTTCAGTCATATCTGAGGGGGATGTCGAAATTTTAAGAAAAGAAGCGATTAATGTGTCTTACCCAAATTTCTTCAACCACTTGGAACAATTATCGAATTAAACGTGCCGGTACGGTATGCCAGGCTGTTTTATTTATAGCCTAAATATGTATGTCATGTTTTTCTGCCTGCTTTCATAGCTTGTCTTAAGAAGAGAAAGCAGGTGTAGAACATGGCATATATTATTGATAAAGCAAATATATACGATGGTGATAAAATAAAAATAAAATCCATCTATGTCAAGGACCGCCGAATCTCAGCAATAAATGATAGTTTCAAACGATATCATTGCATGAGGATGAATGCGGATGACTTCGCACTAACTCCCACGTATATCATGGTTGATCACTCTGAGGGATTCGGAAGCGATTTCCTTTCATTTAAATCCTACTTCTGTGAGCATTTCATCTCAAACGGGTGTACAACCATCATTACATCTTGTTCCATCCAATATAAGGAAGATATTCCGTCCAGTCTTAAGAAAAAAAGAACCTCCCTTTTGAGCAGTCCGATTGATTATGTTATTGGACTTTCCATTAATTTAAGGAATCTAACTCCTGAGGTCATCCGTCAATGTGAACGATTTAAGCTGCCTATCATTTTTGTCGAGTTGGACACAGAGGAGGTCATATTGGAAAAGCCATGGGGCTGGATAAAGGCGGCCATGTTTCCATACAACCCTGTCTTAGTGCCTAAAATTAGTCCAAGCGAAGATCCTAAAAAAAGCAAAAAACTTCTTAAACTGTGGCAAAATTCGATGGAAAAAGAGAAAATAACGCATATTTCGGAAGAAATTAAAGAAAAAGTCCCTGTTCAATTGAAAAATTTGAAAAAATTTGGTATCTATCCGAAAAGAGGAATTTTGAACATAGGGGGAGAAGTAAGTTATAACCTATTCCCAAAAATCACATCATTTGATAGACCGGAACATATTTCTTATGATATTCTTAAACCTTATGTAACAGTCTATAATGGGGAAGTAATATATGTGAATGATCAGCCTATATTCTGTTCAGGAATGGGAAGGGAAATATTCATCGCAAAGCCAGGTTATTTTATATAGCCAAATATCAAAAGTGAATTGAGGACCGTTTGAATTGAAAACGCTTATTTCAAAAGTGAGGCAGTTCTTCTAAAATATTTTTGTTTTTAAGTAATAAAAAAGACTGTATTCTCAAAGATTGTTGTTTTTAATAGGCTTTATGAAAAAAATCATCATAGGGTGTTGATTGGAGCGGAAAGCGAGCATTCTTCCGCGGGAATCAACCCCAAACGCAATAATATTTATATCTATACAACTTAATTTGGAGTATTAGAAAGGATTTTTAATATGCTACTGGCACAGGAAATGCTGCAGGAACTTGAGAAAGGCAATTTGCCTGAAGCAAAAAAGCTGCTTGCAATGACTTTGGAAGAAGGGACAGATGAAGAGAAATTCTATTTGGGGGAAGAGCTTTACCAGCTCGGTTTTGTTGAAGAAGCCAAAGGGATATTTGAGCATCTAGCTGAAAGGTTCCCTGATGAGGGTGAACTTATCGTTCTCATTGCTGAGTGCTTAGTCGAGATGGATCGGGAGGAAGAAGCTTTAGCCATGTTGGATCGACTCCCAGCCACAGATCCCTCCTACCCGAGGGCACTCCTATTATCCGCCGACCTGTATCAGATGCAAGGGCTGTACGAAGTCAGTGAACAAAAGCTTCGGAATGCCAAGGCCCTCTTGCCTGAGGAGGTCATCATCCAGTTCGCACTCGGCGAATTATATAGTGAGCAAGGCAAGTTTTCTGATGCTGCCGGCTATTATGAAAAGTTGATTGCCGCCAATGAAGAAGTTATCGCAGGCGTGAATATTCACCAGCGGTTGGCAGAAGTCCTGAGTGCAGGAGGTGCGTTTGAAGACGCATTGACCCATTATGAAAAAGCAATGGAGGAACAAGTCGAGCCGAATACATTATTCGGTTTCGCTTTTACAGCATATCAAGCAGGATTTTACAAGAAAGCAATCGAAAAGTTTACAGAGCTGAAAGAAACGGATCCTGAGTACCACTCATTGTATTTATTCTTGGCCAGGTGCTATGAGCAGGAGGAACAGCTGGATGAAGCATTAGCGGCTGTCCAGGAAGGGATCAGGCTCGATGAATATAATAAGGAATTGTATTTATTTGGCGGCAAGATCGCATTAAAACTCAATGATGAAAAGATGGCTGAAAATCACCTTCGGCAATCCTTGGCGCTAGACCCTGATTACATTGAGGCTGCACTTGTCCTGAATAAATTATTATTGAAGCAGGAAAGGTTCGAGGATGTCCTTGAAATTATTGATATGATGGACAAGGATGGTGAAACAGACCCTCAATTTAACTGGGATGCAGCCTCCGCACACGCTCATCTGGAACAATATTCCGATGCATTAAACTACTATAGGCTTGCATATAATGACTTTAAAACGAACAGCGATTTCCTTGAAGAGTTTGGCTATTTCCTCATTGAGGAAGGTCTCAGAGATGAAGCGATTTTTATCTTCAAAGAATTGATGCAGCAAGATCCGGCTAATGAAGAATACATCTTATTATTAGAACGGCTAGAGGAATGAGTTTTCTACCCAATATCCCTAGTTAGTTTGCAGAGGAGGGAATAAAATGGCAACCCCTGTATCTGTCAACGAGAAAAAAGACTTTATTCGTTGGTTTTTAAATCATTATCAATTAAAAAGAAGAGAATGTGTTTGGATTTTAAACTATTTGATGAGCCACGATCAGCTGATGGAAAAGGTCCATTTTGTACAAGATGCCCAATATTGTCCTAGGGGATTGATCATGTCCACTCATTGTGTCGAAGAGGTGCCATTTCGTTTTTATAAAGAAAACATCATGACAACTGACGCGGAAAAGTCGTTTCATGACATAAGGCTTAACAGGGATGAAGAAATTTTCATCCAGTTGAATTTCAGATCTGCAAAGTCATCTCATCAATATGTCGCTGTATTGGAAGAAAACCCCTTCCTTCCAAACCCTGTCCGCATCAGTGATAAAGATAAGCAGATTGCTGAAGAGTTTCTAAAAGAAAGCCTTCAAAGCTTCCATAAAGAGAAACTATTGAAAAAAATCGATGAAGCATTGGATAAACATGACCAAAAGGCTTTTGAAAAACTGACCAATCAATTAAAGAGCCTTATGAGCTAAGAGATACTTAAAAGGGCGCAGCCCCATTCTTTCCAGGAATGGGGCTGCGCCTTTTTTAAAAGTTTCAATTTAATTGTTCTTTTTATGTATTATGGTATTCTATCTTGTAGAGATTATTAATAGGAGTGTTTTTCATGAAATGGAATGCAAAGGATATTGATATTTACTTGAAAGAGAAAAAATATGTGGATACGGTGGTGGTTCCTTTATTGCCAATCGCATTTGAAGAAGAAATGAAACACACAGCCAATCAAGGTGAGTTCATCGAATTGCTTGCCCTTCATTTGGAGCGACAATTCAAAGGCAGAATGCTTTTTCTGCCGGCTTTCTCATATTTGCAGGATGTCGGTTTCGAAATTACAAAAGTCAATTTATCGGCACTTGAAAAAAAATTGCTGGAGAATGGATTTTCATACGTTTTCTATTTAACATCCGATGGTCTATGGAACGGTCATCAAGACGAGTTCGACGGTTCAGTGATATGGCTCCCTTCAATACCATTGGAGCATATGGACGAGCCATATAAGCATTCCATCATGGAAGATCAAGTAAATCAGCTATTAAAAATTATCGTACAAAAATGGAAATAACTTTTTCATTCGGAAAATCGTCACAGTATTGCCATTATCTAAACACTAGTATATTGACCTTCCTTGAAGATTGATATATCATAATTATGTCCTAGTTTTATATTTGTGCGAAGTATATGTCCGATGGACTTACCTTACGATAGAGGGGGGAAAAGGATGAGCAAGCATCGTGTTTCAAGACGTCAATTCCTTAACTACACGCTTACTGGTGTAGGCGGTTTCATGGCTGCGGGAATGCTTATGCCGATGGTTCGCTTTGCAATCGATCCTGTTTTGGAAGCGGAAGCAGGAGGAGAATACCATGCGAGTAAACAAAAGGTATCGGATTTGACGAACGAACCTAAGCGTGTAGACTTCAAGTTTAAACAAAAGGATGCATGGTATGAATCAGATGTTACTCAAATGGCTTGGGTTTACAAAGACAAAGAAGGCAAAGTGGTAGCGCTTTCGCCGATTTGTAAACATTTAGGCTGTACGGTCAGTTGGAAGGGGAATCCGGATTATCCAAATCAATTTGCATGCCCATGCCATGGTGGACGCTATGAAAAGAATGGGAAAAACATTCCGGGAACACCGCCTACTGCACCATTGGATGTGTATCCAACCAAAGTAAAAGATGGCTTCTTATACTTTGGAAAACCGAAGCCAAACAATATCGTTAAGTAAAGGAGGCGTAATCCGTGCTGAACAAAATTTATGATTGGGTTGACGAGCGTTTGGACATTACGCCTTTATGGCGAGACATTGCTGACCATGAAGTGCCAGAACATGTAAACCCGGCGCACCATTTTTCTGCGTTCGTTTATTGCTTTGGCGGATTGACATTCTTCATCACAGTAATTCAGATCTTATCTGGAATGTTCTTGACCATGTATTATGTTCCGGATATTAAAAACGCTTGGGAATCCGTATATTATCTGCAAAATGAAGTTGCCTTTGGTCAAATTGTTCGTGGTATGCACCATTGGGGTGCCAGTCTGGTAATTGTTATGATCTTTCTACATACGTTACGCGTATTTTTCCAAGGAGCATACAAAAAACCTCGTGAATTGAACTGGATCGTGGGAGTTTTGATTTTCTTCGTCATGCTTGGCCTAGGTTTTACAGGCTATTTATTGCCGTGGGATATGAAAGCGCTATTTGCGACTAAAGTCGGACTGCAGATCGCGGAGTCAACTCCTTTAATCGGAAAAGCAGTCAAGATACTTCTTGCTGGACACTCAGAGATTGTCGGAGCTCAGACATTGACACGTTTCTTTGCTATACACGTGTTCTTTTTGCCTGCAGCACTTCTTGGTTTGATGGGTGCCCACTTCCTGATGATCCGAAAGCAAGGTATTTCCGGCCCATTGTAAGCCGAATATACGCTTCGGTCAAACTTGAAATTAACTATTTTCGAAGGAGGGGACATTATGCATCGTGGTAAAGGGATGAAGTTTGTAGGTGACTCGCGTGTCCCTGCAGTGCGCAAACCGAATATTCCGAAGGACTATTCGGAATACCCAGGGAAAACGGAAGCCTTTTGGCCAAACTTCCTTTTAAAGGAATGGCTGGTAGGTGCCGTGTTTTTGATCGGATATTTATGTTTGACTGTCGCTCATCCATCACCTCTTGAGCGTATTGCCGATCCAACAGATACAGGTTATATTCCACTGCCTGACTGGTATTTCTTATTCTTATATCAATTGCTTAAATATTCTTACGCATCAGGTCCATATAATGTGATTGGTGCTTTTATCATTCCAGGACTTGCCTTTGGCGGATTAATGCTTGCTCCATTTTTGGATCGCAGCACAAAGCGCCGTCCTACACAACGTCCGCTTGCGACTGGATTCATGCTTTTAGCTCTTGCTGCTACAGTATTCCTGACTTGGCAGGCGGTAGCCCACCATGACTGGAAAAAGGCTGAAGAGCAAGGGAAGATTGTAGCTGAAGTCGATGTGGATAAAAATTCAGATGGGTATAAGCTATTCAAACAAAATGGCTGCATCAACTGCCATGGGGAAAACCTTCAGGGAGCCGTTGGACCGAGCTTGGTCGACACCGGTTTAAAGCCTGAAGAAATTGCAAAGATCGCAAAGAATGGTAAGCCTCCAGGAATGCCTCCTGGCCAATTCAAGGGAACGGATGAAGAGCTGAAAAAACTTAGCGAATTCATTGCAAACTTGAAAAGTAAATAAATGAGAGTTTAAAGCTGGCAATTTGCCAGCTTTTTGTCTTTGACGACATTTTGAAATATCTAGGGGTGTGGAAATGAATTGGATTTATTTAATATTAGCGGATAAACGATTTTTATGGATATTATTCATTGTCAACCTTTTCGGCACCATTTATGGATATATTTGGTATGAGGGGCAACTGAAAGTGACCCCTGACATATTCTTGATTTTTGTCCCTGACAGCCCAACAGCGACTTTATTTTTTGTATTTGTTTTGATTGCTTTTTTGTTCAACCGCAATTTTTCATTGATGGAAGCCTTGGCTATCGTGACCCTATTCAAATATGGTGTTTGGGCAGTGGTCATGAATATTTGGACATTAGCTGCAACAGGGGACCTGCCTTGGACTGGATACATGCTGATGGCATCCCATTCGGCCATGGCCATCCAAGGGCTGTTATACGCCCCGTTTTATCGATTTAAAATTCGCCATCTCGTCATTGCGGGCATATGGACTTTGCACAATGATGTAATCGACTATGTCTTCATGCAATATCCTAAATACGGTGCACTCTACATGTATGTGAAAGAAATAGGATATTTTACATTTTGGCTAAGCATCGCATCGCTTGCCATTGCATATTTTTGGGGAATCAAATCCAAGCGGATATACGCTCTTTCCCCGCAAAATAATTCATAACATATGGTCTACTCTTGTCCCCCCTCTCATACATATTATTAGTAGTTTGAGGGGGGACAAGTTTATGAAAGCAAAATATATGATCATCTTCGCCATAATCATTTCATTATTCACATCCACTTGTAATGCAAAAGAAGCAGCCACATTGTCAAGTCTAGATAAAATTGCCGATCAGGCACTCCAGCTCACTAAGTCGGGGAAATATGAGGATGCCAAGCAAATGCTCGAGTATTTCTCGGATCAATTCACCAAAGTATCCTTTCAGGATAAGATGCTCTCAATGGATGATTTGCGGGTGCTGACAGTATCTCATAATAAAGCATTGGAAGCCGTGACAAACCTCAGTATGCCAGATTCAGAGAGAATAAATGATGTAATGACTTTCAGGCTGGTAATGGATGCCCTTCATTCCAAGTATCAACCTCTTTGGACAGAAATGGAGCGCTCGATCATGACTGCATTCAATCAAGTCCAACAAGCAGCCGAAGCAGGTGATCAAGAGTCTTACCACTATAAACTGAATTCCTTCTTATCTCAATATTCCATTATCGAACCTAGCCTTAAGGTGGATATCTCACCTGAAAGGCTGCAGAAGCTTGATGCAAAGATCACCTACTTGGATCAATACAGAAATGTTAGCGACAATACAGATCAAATAAATGAACTCAATCTCATTCATAATGATCTGCAGCAATTGTTTGATCAAATGAACCAGGATGAAGCTGATCCATCAATCTGGTGGGTAATATTTTCTACAGGCGGAATCATTATTTTTACCTTATCCTATGTTGGCTGGCGTAAATATAAAGGACAAAGAATGGAAAAGCAAAAAAAAGAGCGTAACGATTGACCTTCTTGCCCAAACTAATTAAAATAGTCGTAATCACAGCGTAGAATGGAGGGAAGATTATGGCAGGATTTTTGTTATATTTCATTCTGATCGCCATGATTCCTTTATGGGCACAAATGAAGGTCAAAAATACGTACACAAAGTATTCAAAGGTCGCATCAGCAACAGGGTTGACCGGTGCACAGGTCGCTAGGAGGATATTGGATGACAATGGCCTCCACCATGTAGATGTAGTCGAAACAAGAGGCGTCTTGAGCGACCATTACAATCCAAAGTCGAAAACAGTAAACTTATCTTCACATAACTATCACGGACACTCTATAGCCGGGACGGCAGTCGCCGCCCATGAAGTAGGGCATGCCATCCAGGATGGCCAAAACTATGCATTTTTAAGATTTCGGCATGCGATTGTCCCTGCTGCCAACATCGGATCCAATTTTGCTTGGATCGCCATCATGATCGGGTTTTTTACGCAAATTTCCGGAATGTTTCTCCTGGGCATCATTTTAATGTCCTTGACGGTCATTTTCCAGCTTGTGACGCTTCCGGTGGAATTCAATGCATCATCAAGGGCGATGGACCAAGTAGTCGCCCTCGGCATAATAAGGAATGATGAGGAACGCGAAGCGAAAAAGGTGCTGAACGCCGCAGCCTTGACTTATGTAGCAGCGGCTGCAGTCGCCGTCATCGAACTAT
This window harbors:
- a CDS encoding ReoY family proteolytic degradation factor yields the protein MATPVSVNEKKDFIRWFLNHYQLKRRECVWILNYLMSHDQLMEKVHFVQDAQYCPRGLIMSTHCVEEVPFRFYKENIMTTDAEKSFHDIRLNRDEEIFIQLNFRSAKSSHQYVAVLEENPFLPNPVRISDKDKQIAEEFLKESLQSFHKEKLLKKIDEALDKHDQKAFEKLTNQLKSLMS
- the ypjB gene encoding sporulation protein YpjB, which translates into the protein MKAKYMIIFAIIISLFTSTCNAKEAATLSSLDKIADQALQLTKSGKYEDAKQMLEYFSDQFTKVSFQDKMLSMDDLRVLTVSHNKALEAVTNLSMPDSERINDVMTFRLVMDALHSKYQPLWTEMERSIMTAFNQVQQAAEAGDQESYHYKLNSFLSQYSIIEPSLKVDISPERLQKLDAKITYLDQYRNVSDNTDQINELNLIHNDLQQLFDQMNQDEADPSIWWVIFSTGGIIIFTLSYVGWRKYKGQRMEKQKKERND
- a CDS encoding prephenate dehydrogenase; amino-acid sequence: MRGNVIIVGLGLIGGSLGICLKKAHPEAKIVGIDTNPEHIQLAKVLGIIDESANDLTESASDADLIILSTPVQQTEKLLRLLTGLPLKENVIITDTGSTKEKIMILAEQLNINSFVGGHPMAGSHKSGVAAAKDILFENAFYLLTPGGNKEKAEILKDWLIGTKAQFVETTPSEHDKMTGIISHFPHLIASSLVREAEKFQGELPLLSRLAAGGFRDITRIASSSPEMWRDITLHNDRNLIDLLEGWKLEMEHLIDLLRKQNEEEVFEFFQSAKQFRDELPVRTRGAIPAFHDLYVDVPDYPGVISEVTGYLAEDRISITNIRILETREDIYGVLVISFQTEEDRERAQTCLQSHTDYDLFIP
- a CDS encoding menaquinol-cytochrome c reductase cytochrome b/c subunit, which translates into the protein MHRGKGMKFVGDSRVPAVRKPNIPKDYSEYPGKTEAFWPNFLLKEWLVGAVFLIGYLCLTVAHPSPLERIADPTDTGYIPLPDWYFLFLYQLLKYSYASGPYNVIGAFIIPGLAFGGLMLAPFLDRSTKRRPTQRPLATGFMLLALAATVFLTWQAVAHHDWKKAEEQGKIVAEVDVDKNSDGYKLFKQNGCINCHGENLQGAVGPSLVDTGLKPEEIAKIAKNGKPPGMPPGQFKGTDEELKKLSEFIANLKSK
- the aroA gene encoding 3-phosphoshikimate 1-carboxyvinyltransferase gives rise to the protein MAIETTSEKSLNGQIQIPGDKSISHRAVMFGAISNGKTKIKNFLFGEDCLSTVECFRKLGVDIEVSDAEINIDGKGFEGLKEPAEILNVGNSGTTTRLIMGILAGLPIHSVLIGDDSIAKRPMSRVAIPLKSMGAQIDGRENGQYTPLAIRGTNLNGIQYTLPVASAQVKSAILLAAIQAKGTSIVKEPQITRDHTERMIRQFGGSIEKVGDEIIVKGGQSLSGCEIKVPGDISSAAFFMVAAAIAKNSRVEMPNVGLNPTRSGIIEVFEKMGASITVQKDETGEAEPTGTIIVETSTLQGIEIGGELIPKLIDEIPIIALLATQASGRTVIRNAEELKVKETNRIDTVVHELQKLGANITATEDGMIIEGNSKLSGGTVDSHGDHRIGMMLAVASVISEGDVEILRKEAINVSYPNFFNHLEQLSN
- a CDS encoding tetratricopeptide repeat protein → MLLAQEMLQELEKGNLPEAKKLLAMTLEEGTDEEKFYLGEELYQLGFVEEAKGIFEHLAERFPDEGELIVLIAECLVEMDREEEALAMLDRLPATDPSYPRALLLSADLYQMQGLYEVSEQKLRNAKALLPEEVIIQFALGELYSEQGKFSDAAGYYEKLIAANEEVIAGVNIHQRLAEVLSAGGAFEDALTHYEKAMEEQVEPNTLFGFAFTAYQAGFYKKAIEKFTELKETDPEYHSLYLFLARCYEQEEQLDEALAAVQEGIRLDEYNKELYLFGGKIALKLNDEKMAENHLRQSLALDPDYIEAALVLNKLLLKQERFEDVLEIIDMMDKDGETDPQFNWDAASAHAHLEQYSDALNYYRLAYNDFKTNSDFLEEFGYFLIEEGLRDEAIFIFKELMQQDPANEEYILLLERLEE
- a CDS encoding QcrA and Rieske domain-containing protein, producing the protein MSKHRVSRRQFLNYTLTGVGGFMAAGMLMPMVRFAIDPVLEAEAGGEYHASKQKVSDLTNEPKRVDFKFKQKDAWYESDVTQMAWVYKDKEGKVVALSPICKHLGCTVSWKGNPDYPNQFACPCHGGRYEKNGKNIPGTPPTAPLDVYPTKVKDGFLYFGKPKPNNIVK
- a CDS encoding zinc metallopeptidase; protein product: MAGFLLYFILIAMIPLWAQMKVKNTYTKYSKVASATGLTGAQVARRILDDNGLHHVDVVETRGVLSDHYNPKSKTVNLSSHNYHGHSIAGTAVAAHEVGHAIQDGQNYAFLRFRHAIVPAANIGSNFAWIAIMIGFFTQISGMFLLGIILMSLTVIFQLVTLPVEFNASSRAMDQVVALGIIRNDEEREAKKVLNAAALTYVAAAAVAVIELLRLILIFTGMQRND
- the lhaT gene encoding lipoprotein heptaprenylglyceryl N-acetyltransferase LhaT, whose protein sequence is MNWIYLILADKRFLWILFIVNLFGTIYGYIWYEGQLKVTPDIFLIFVPDSPTATLFFVFVLIAFLFNRNFSLMEALAIVTLFKYGVWAVVMNIWTLAATGDLPWTGYMLMASHSAMAIQGLLYAPFYRFKIRHLVIAGIWTLHNDVIDYVFMQYPKYGALYMYVKEIGYFTFWLSIASLAIAYFWGIKSKRIYALSPQNNS
- the qcrB gene encoding menaquinol-cytochrome c reductase cytochrome b subunit, whose amino-acid sequence is MLNKIYDWVDERLDITPLWRDIADHEVPEHVNPAHHFSAFVYCFGGLTFFITVIQILSGMFLTMYYVPDIKNAWESVYYLQNEVAFGQIVRGMHHWGASLVIVMIFLHTLRVFFQGAYKKPRELNWIVGVLIFFVMLGLGFTGYLLPWDMKALFATKVGLQIAESTPLIGKAVKILLAGHSEIVGAQTLTRFFAIHVFFLPAALLGLMGAHFLMIRKQGISGPL
- a CDS encoding YpiF family protein, whose translation is MKWNAKDIDIYLKEKKYVDTVVVPLLPIAFEEEMKHTANQGEFIELLALHLERQFKGRMLFLPAFSYLQDVGFEITKVNLSALEKKLLENGFSYVFYLTSDGLWNGHQDEFDGSVIWLPSIPLEHMDEPYKHSIMEDQVNQLLKIIVQKWK